One part of the Candidatus Mancarchaeum acidiphilum genome encodes these proteins:
- a CDS encoding LSM domain-containing protein: MMNANVNFTQERPFDLLNKSIGKQVLVRLKNNLSIRGKITSFDAHMNIVMDGAEELDSSGELKAKLGIILLRGGNIIFVSPT; encoded by the coding sequence ATGATGAATGCAAACGTAAATTTTACACAGGAAAGGCCATTTGACTTGTTGAACAAATCGATAGGAAAGCAGGTGCTGGTAAGGCTGAAGAACAATCTCAGCATAAGAGGAAAGATAACATCGTTTGACGCACATATGAATATAGTGATGGACGGTGCAGAAGAACTTGACTCAAGCGGAGAGCTTAAGGCCAAATTGGGCATAATACTGCTTAGGGGAGGGAATATAATATTTGTCTCTCCTACTTGA
- a CDS encoding NAD(P)-dependent malic enzyme, with translation MTTEKDILDAHSIMHGKIEIIPKVKIESNQDLSIHYTPGVATVCNAIKDNRDLAYEYTNKGNMIAVISDGTRILGLGNIGPEAGLPVMEGKSLLFKRYGGVDAIPMCIGTTDEEEIIKFAKQISPTLGGINIEDIESPKSFRIVDRLSEELDIPVLHDDQQGTAMVILAGLINSLKLAGKDLNKVKIVVNGAGSAGMGVVRLLALAKVKNVYVVDTHGIIYDGRNEGMNEFKEEIARLTNPEKDKGSLADAAKGADVLIGLSKPNVFTADIVNGMNEKPIIFALANPMPEIDYDEAKKLGAFVVATGRSDKPNQVNNLLGFPGIMRGLLDSRAKKVTYSMLYDAAVALADSVGDKLSTEYILPSVGNPNESVGVFENVAFAVAETAVKESNSRITDLDAIKSTIRKNLERNRGLHEKLSKN, from the coding sequence ATGACAACTGAAAAAGACATATTAGACGCACACAGCATTATGCATGGAAAAATAGAGATAATCCCGAAGGTTAAAATTGAATCAAACCAGGACCTTTCAATTCATTATACCCCCGGAGTTGCAACTGTATGTAATGCTATAAAAGATAACAGAGATCTTGCTTACGAGTATACGAACAAAGGCAATATGATAGCAGTAATATCTGACGGCACAAGGATATTGGGGCTTGGCAATATAGGACCGGAAGCGGGACTTCCTGTTATGGAGGGAAAGTCGTTGCTGTTCAAAAGATATGGGGGGGTTGACGCGATACCTATGTGCATTGGGACTACTGATGAGGAGGAAATAATAAAATTTGCAAAGCAGATATCACCTACCTTGGGCGGCATAAATATAGAGGATATAGAATCCCCAAAATCGTTCAGGATTGTGGATAGGCTTTCAGAGGAATTGGATATACCTGTACTACACGATGACCAACAGGGCACGGCAATGGTGATACTTGCAGGCCTTATAAATTCCCTTAAGCTGGCAGGCAAGGATTTGAATAAAGTAAAGATAGTGGTAAATGGAGCGGGCTCCGCTGGGATGGGTGTTGTAAGGCTGCTTGCATTGGCCAAAGTAAAAAATGTCTATGTAGTAGATACGCACGGAATAATATATGATGGAAGAAATGAGGGCATGAATGAGTTTAAGGAAGAGATAGCCAGGCTAACAAATCCTGAAAAGGATAAAGGAAGCTTGGCAGATGCTGCCAAGGGTGCGGATGTGCTCATAGGCCTTTCCAAGCCCAATGTATTCACCGCTGATATTGTAAATGGGATGAATGAAAAGCCAATAATATTCGCCTTGGCCAATCCTATGCCTGAGATAGATTATGATGAAGCAAAGAAGCTTGGGGCATTCGTGGTTGCAACAGGGAGAAGCGATAAGCCAAACCAAGTGAACAACTTGCTTGGATTCCCTGGCATAATGAGAGGTTTGCTGGATTCGAGGGCTAAAAAGGTAACATACAGCATGCTTTATGATGCGGCTGTTGCGCTAGCTGATTCAGTAGGGGACAAATTATCCACGGAATATATACTTCCTTCAGTCGGCAACCCAAATGAAAGCGTTGGTGTATTTGAGAATGTGGCCTTTGCAGTTGCAGAGACCGCAGTCAAGGAGTCCAATTCAAGGATAACTGATCTTGATGCGATAAAAAGCACCATAAGGAAAAACCTTGAGAGAAATAGAGGTTTGCATGAAAAGCTGTCTAAAAATTGA
- a CDS encoding DNA-directed RNA polymerase subunit A'' yields the protein MATKKEDETYIKDVKVQYGEPVGVVAAQSMGEPSTQMVLRTFHSAGIATTISSGLPRVIELVDARKKQASPTMTVQLEPKIRKDYDAVKKLAKKFQEIRIRDVILKHIENLKESKLELVLSKSKMEDNLLTEEMVIEKLNKKFSGISIEKKSNHLIISQKKPKDIHSTRIAFVHIMDFQLSGIKGINKAVIMQNDDESFYIFTSGSNISEAMQLDGVVPEKIYSTDPFDVLKSYGVEAARNAIAYELRNTMQHEGVKVDFRHMGLIADSMTLTGTIIGVGRHGLAGTKASVFARAAYEETVKHFVNASIFGESDLLKGVSENVLIGKQIHVGTGLVKLAIKKDDLKKIKAEE from the coding sequence ATGGCAACAAAGAAAGAAGATGAAACATATATAAAGGATGTCAAAGTGCAGTATGGCGAACCTGTGGGTGTGGTGGCAGCACAGTCAATGGGAGAGCCTTCAACACAGATGGTATTGAGGACGTTCCACAGTGCAGGTATAGCAACAACCATATCATCCGGTTTGCCCAGGGTAATAGAGCTTGTAGATGCAAGGAAGAAGCAGGCCTCCCCTACAATGACAGTGCAACTTGAGCCCAAGATAAGGAAGGACTATGATGCAGTAAAGAAGCTTGCCAAAAAGTTCCAGGAAATACGCATAAGGGACGTTATCTTAAAGCATATCGAGAATCTTAAGGAGTCCAAGCTTGAGCTGGTGCTAAGCAAATCCAAGATGGAGGACAACCTGCTTACCGAGGAGATGGTTATAGAGAAGCTGAATAAAAAGTTCAGCGGAATCAGCATAGAAAAGAAGAGCAACCACCTGATAATAAGCCAGAAGAAGCCGAAGGACATACATTCTACGCGCATAGCGTTCGTACATATAATGGATTTCCAGCTATCCGGAATAAAAGGCATAAACAAGGCAGTGATAATGCAGAATGATGACGAATCATTCTATATATTCACGAGCGGCAGCAATATATCCGAAGCGATGCAGCTGGACGGGGTTGTACCTGAAAAAATATACAGCACAGATCCATTTGATGTGCTTAAATCCTATGGGGTTGAGGCAGCAAGGAATGCGATTGCATACGAGCTTAGGAATACGATGCAGCATGAAGGGGTAAAGGTTGATTTCAGGCATATGGGGCTTATAGCTGATTCAATGACCCTGACCGGAACCATAATAGGAGTAGGCAGGCACGGGCTGGCAGGGACAAAGGCATCGGTCTTCGCGAGGGCCGCATACGAGGAAACGGTGAAGCACTTCGTAAACGCAAGCATATTCGGCGAATCAGACCTTCTGAAAGGTGTATCGGAGAACGTCCTGATAGGAAAGCAGATACATGTAGGTACAGGTCTTGTGAAGCTTGCGATAAAGAAGGATGATTTAAAGAAGATAAAAGCGGAGGAATAA